From the genome of Mycobacterium kansasii ATCC 12478:
ACGCCGGATTACCCGGTCGGCTGTAAGCGGCCACTGATGTCGCGCGACTGGTACCCGACGTTTTCGCTGCCGAACGTCAGCCTGGAAACGACCGCCATCGCCGAGCTGACAGACTACGGCGTGCGCACCGTGGATGGCGTCGAGCATCGCGTCGACACCGTCATCTACGGCACCGGGTTCAAGGCCGCCGACTACCTGGCCAGCATCGACGTGTACGGGACCGGCCGCCGCCGGCTCCGCGAGGACTGGCGCGACGGCGCGGAGGCGTATCTGGGCACGCTGGTCACCGGATATCCGAATTTCTACATGCTGTATGGCCCCAACACCAACGGGGTCAACTCGATCATCTACATCCACGAGGCACAGACGACGTTCGTCCGTCACGTCCTCGACGTGATGGTTGGTCGGGGCGCGCGCACCGTCGAGGTGACGCCCGACGCACAGCGCCGCTACAACGACGAGATCCAGGCCGCCATGGAGGGCAAGGTGTGGCTCGCCTGTACGAACTACTTCCGTCATCCCAGCGGAAAGGTCGTCACCCAGCTGCCCTACAGCGGGCGGACGTTCTTCGAGCGCACCCGGGCCTTGGTGCCCGGCGACTACTGGATCCAATAGTTGTCGTGACCGATGAAGAACTCGCGGCGTTGCTCGTCGGTCATGTCGGCCAGGCCGGGCAGCCCTTCGAAATAGCCTTCGCGGGGTGCACCCGGGGTGAACAGGATCAGGATCGACGCCGGCTCTTGAGACTCGTTGCGGAAGCCGTGAACGCCGCCGGGCGGTACATAGAGGTAGTCGCCGGCGGACGCGTCGACCCAGTCCCGTCCGTCGTGCATGCGCATCGATCCCGACAGCACGAAGAACGACTCCGACATCGTCTTGTGGAAATGCGGACCGGGGCCACCGCCGGCGGGCGCGATGTCAACCCGGTAGAGGCCGAAATCGCCGTCAGTGGACTCCTTGGTGGCCAGGTAGCGGTAGGTGGTGCCGCCGAACGCGAGATCGGGCGGTACGTCGGAGCGCGTGAGCCGGGCACTGACTTCCCCATTGTCGCCGGTGTACCGCGGCGGGGGATACGAGGGCAGTACGAGCGACATATCGCTAGCTTGCCCGCGCCGAGTCGTCGAGCGTAACGCCACGGCGAAAATCTGCCCGGGAATTCGCCGTGGCGTTCCATTCATGGCGGGACGCGCCGCGCATCGATCACCGACCCGTTCCTTGCACTCGGCAGGGGCGAGTGCTAAGAATGACGTTGGCACTCTCCACCGGCGAGTGCTAGGTCGGGACGGTGAGGTCCAGCACGCGCTGTGATCGTCCGTCGCGGGCACTGCGCCCGGCCAGCGTAAGTAACGGGGTTGTCGTCACCCGGCGGCCCCAGTTTCATTCCCAATCCGGAGGAATCACTTCGCAATGGCCAAGACAATTGCGTACGACGAAGAGGCCCGTCGCGGCCTCGAGCGGGGCCTGAATGCCCTCGCCGACGCGGTAAAGGTGACGTTGGGACCCAAGGGCCGCAACGTCGTCCTGGAGAAGAAGTGGGGCGCCCCCACGATCACCAACGATGGGGTTTCCATCGCCAAGGAGATCGAACTGGAGGACCCGTACGAGAAGATCGGCGCCGAGCTGGTCAAGGAAGTCGCCAAGAAGACCGACGACGTCGCTGGCGACGGCACCACCACGGCCACCGTGCTTGCGCAGGCGCTGGTCAAAGAGGGCCTGCGCAACGTCGCGGCCGGCGCCAACCCGCTGGGCCTCAAGCGCGGCATCGAGAAGGCCGTCGAGAAGGTCACCGAGACGCTGCTCAAGGGCGCCAAGGAGGTCGAGACCAAGGAGCAGATCGCGGCGACCGCGGCCATCTCCGCCGGCGACCAGTCGATCGGCGACCTGATCGCCGAGGCGATGGACAAGGTCGGCAACGAGGGTGTCATCACCGTCGAGGAGTCCAACACCTTCGGCCTGCAACTCGAGCTCACCGAGGGCATGCGGTTCGACAAGGGTTACATCTCCGGCTACTTCGTCACCGACGCCGAGCGTCAGGAAGCGGTTCTGGAGGACCCCTACATCCTGCTGGTCAGCTCGAAGGTATCGACGGTCAAGGACCTGCTGCCGCTGCTGGAGAAGGTCATCCAGGCCGGCAAGCCGCTGCTGATCATCGCCGAGGACGTCGAGGGCGAGGCGCTGTCCACCCTGGTCGTCAACAAGATCCGCGGCACCTTCAAGTCGGTGGCGGTCAAGGCGCCCGGCTTCGGTGACCGCCGCAAGGCGATGCTGCAGGACATGGCGATCCTCACCGGTGGTCAGGTGATCAGCGAGGAGGTCGGCCTCACCCTGGAGAACGCCGACCTGAGCCTGCTCGGTAAGGCTCGCAAGGTCGTCGTCACCAAGGACGAGACCACCATCGTCGAGGGCGCCGGCGACAGCGACGCCATTGCCGGGCGGGTGGCGCAGATCCGCGCCGAGATCGAGAACAGCGACTCCGACTACGACCGCGAGAAGTTGCAGGAGCGTCTGGCCAAGCTGGCCGGCGGTGTTGCGGTGATCAAGGCCGGTGCCGCCACCGAGGTGGAGCTCAAGGAGCGCAAGCACCGCATCGAGGACGCGGTGCGCAACGCCAAGGCGGCCGTCGAGGAGGGCATCGTCGCCGGCGGCGGTGTGACGCTGCTGCAGGCCGCGCCCACGCTGGACGAGCTCAAGCTCGATGGCGACGAGGCCACCGGGGCCAACATCGTCAAAGTGGCGCTGGAGGCTCCGCTCAAGCAGATCGCGTTCAACTCGGGTCTGGAGCCCGGCGTGGTCGCGGAGAAGGTGCGTAACCTGCCCGCGGGGCACGGCCTCAACGCCGCGACCGGCGTGTACGAGGACCTGCTCAAGGCCGGCGTTGCCGACCCGGTCAAGGTGACCCGTTCGGCGCTGCAAAACGCGGCGTCCATCGCGGGGCTGTTCCTGACCACCGAGGCCGTGGTCGCCGACAAGCCGGAGAAGGAAAAGGCTGCCATGCCCGGTGGCGGCGACATGGGAGGCATGGACTTCTAGTCCGCCCTACACGAAAGAGCCCGGTCCCTGTCATGGGGCCGGGCTTTTTCGCGCGCCGAGACTGCGTACACGGCCATAGGACCGCGGCAACATAGACGCTCACCGCAGTTTCGACGCAATGGCCGCAGTCTGGACGCGCGCGCAAGGCACGCTACGGCGCCGAGAACACCACGCAGTCGTGGCGGCATCCCTTGGCCGCCGCGGGGGAGTCGGGGTCGGCCTCGCGGTGCAGCAGCGCGCGGGTGGGCACGACCCCCAAACGGACGGTCTCCTCACCGGCTCCTGCTACTTCGGCGCTGCCGTCAACAATCAGCGAATAGCCGCCCGGCTCACGCGGGGGCCACAGCAGCGTCACGTCGCGGCGCTGCGCCAGGTTCTTGCGGGTCCCTCCGCCGATCAGCCCCACGTCGAGGACTGCCCCGCGAAGTACCGGCTCGACGGTCACGGTGTGCGCGCGGTAGTCGTCATCGACGGTGATCAGGTAGGCGAATGGATAGTCGGCCAAGGCGGCGGCCAGCCGAGTGAGGTCTACCTTTTTGGCGCCCATGCAGTCGAGGATAGGCGCCGGTACGGACGGGCCGACGTGCGCTGCCGATGCTAGTCGGGGCTAGTCCGAGCGAACCGGCAGTTTGATGCCGGTGCCGGGGTCGGCCGGTTCGCGGCTGGGGTAGAAGGTCGACTTGGGGATGCCCGACCCGGGAAGGACCGGAGCGCCGCTGACCGGCTCGCGAACAGTGGTGTTGCGCAAACCGGGATCGTTGTTGCCCGAGTTGTAGAAACTGGTGTACCCGCTGCCCGCGCCGCGCGGTCCGGCATTGGCCGGGGAGCCGGTGCCGGCATTGGCGTTGCCGGTGTTCGCGCTGGAGTCGACTCCGGCAGGAGGGGTGATCGGCGTAGCGGCCGGGGGCGTGGCCGGGGCCGGGTTGAGCGCGTTTGCCAGACCCGGGTGCAGGGCGCCTGTCTGACCGAGGGCCGAGCTGAGGATGCTCGAGCTCAAGGTTGCCGTGCCACCGGTTGCATAGCTCGCGGAATTGGCCAACCCCGCGTCCAAGCCGGCCGAGCCCGGCAGGTTGTTTTGCATCACCGACGGCCACAGGCCCGCGCTCATGCCGCCGACGTTGCCGAAGCCGGTGTTGATGTTTCCCGAGTTCCCAAGCCCGTTATTGAGCAGGCCTGAGTTGCCGATTCCCAGGTTTCCGTTGCCGGAGTTGAAGAAGCCGACGTTGCCGGTGCCGGAGTTGCCGAAGCCGATGTTGCCGCTGCCGGAATTGAGGCCGCCGAAACCGAATTTGTTATTGCCGGTCAGCCCAACACCGACGTCATGATTGCCGGTGCTGCCGATGCCGAGGTTGCTGTTGCCCAGGTTGCCCATGCCGACGTTGTTGTTGCCGGTGTTGCCGCCGCCGATGTTGCTGCTGCCGGTGTTGCCGATGCCCAGGTTGCCGCTGCCGGTGTTGCCGATACCGATGTTTCCGCTGCCGGTGTTGCCGAAGCCGAGGTTGATCGCGCCGTTCTTGCCGATGTCGATGCCGAGGTTGCGCAGCACCTGTTGCCAGGGCGCCAACAGCGAGGCGGCCGCGGAGGCGTCGGCGTGGTATGTCGCCATCGCAACCACATCCATCGCCCACATCTGCTCATAGGCGGCCTCGATGTCCATGATGGCCGGGGTGTTGAACCCCAACCAGTTCGTGGCCGCCAGTACCTGCATCAGGCCACGGTTGGCCGCGACTACTGCGGGCTGCACCGTGGCCGCCAGCGCCGCCTCGAAAGCCGTCGCCGTGGCCGCGGCCTGAGCCGCGACTTGCTCGGCCTGGGTTGCGGCCGCGCTGAGCCACGCCATGTATTGGGTCGCGACGGCCATCATCGCCGCCGACGACGGACCCAGCCAAGAGCCGTTGGTCAGCTCGGCGACCACCGAGCTGAACGACGACATCGACGACGCCAATTCCTCGGCCAGGCCGCTCCAGGCCCCGGCCGCGGCAAGGAGCGGTCCCGCGCCGGGACCGGCGAACATCAGTGCCGAATTGATCTCTGGCGGCAACCACGCGAAATGCGGGTTTGTCACCAGCCCAAACTACCCGTCCGAGCCCCTCGAGGTGGCCATATCGGCGCAGGAAAACTCCATATCCCATACCCCGTGCACAGGAACCCCCTAAGTGCTCAGGCGGGGACCGGAGCGGACCGCCGTCCGCGGACCAGCTTGCCGGGTCGCGCGGCGGTGGGCACCCCGTTCTCGGCGATCACCTCGCCCGAGACGACGGTTGCGACGTAGCCCTCGGCGGTCTGGTCCAGGCGCCGTCCGCCGGCCGGCAGGTCGTATCGGATGACCGGCTTGTGCAGCCGCAGCGCGTCGTGGTCGATGACATTGAGGTCGGCCTTGTAGCCGACGGCGATGCGTCCGCGGTCGGCCAGCCCGGCCACCCGGGCCGGTACCGAGGTGAGTTCGCGCACGGCCTCGGCCACCGTGAACCGCCCGGACGCCCGGTCGCGCGCCCAGTGCGCCAAGAAGTACGTCGAGTAGCTGGCGTCGCAGATCATGCCGTAATGGGCGCCGCCGTCGCCGAGGCCGAGCACCACGTCGTCGCGGTGCAGCAGTTTGCCGACGGTGTCCAGCGAGTTGTTCTCCAGGTTGCTCGTGGCGACCAGCAGCATGGCGCGACCGTCGTCGTCGAGCAGCCGGTCGTATGCCTCCTCCATCGGGTTCACCCCCCGGGCCCGGGCGCGGGCCCCGATGCTGCCCGACGGGTCCGGCTCGTAATCGGGGTTGTCGCCCAGCGGGAAGATCCAGTCCCAGGCCTGGGCCACATACAGGATCGGATGCCCCACGCCGGGCTTGTCGGCCAGGATGCGGGCGCGGACGTCGGGTTTGCGCATCTCGGCTACCCGCTCGGCCAGCGGCAGGTGCATGATCTCGCGGTAGCTCGGGTACAGCACGAACGGGTTGGCGGACAGTTGCAGCCCGATGATCAGCCCGATCGGGCGGGGCAGCAGCTGCGCGGTGATGTCTCCACCAGCCCCGTTGGCCTTCTCGATCATCGTGATGGCGTCGGGCCACGTCGGGTCACCCACGTTGGCGACCACCAGGGTGAAGGTCACCGGCAGCCCGACATCCTCGGCGACGTCGAACACCATCTGCAATACCGGCTGATAGCCGCCGGCCGGAATGTCGGGCACGAACTGCAGCAGCCCGCCGCCGCCGTCCACCACACCCCGCGCGATCTCCTCGATCTCCTCCCGCGCGGCGTCATAGCTGGGAATCGGTGACCCGCTCTCGGTCTTGTGGATGGTCAGCCGCGACGACGCAAACCCCAGCGCGCCGGCCTCGATCGCCTCCTTGGCCAGCGCCCGCATCGCGGCCAGGTCTTGCGGGGTGGCCGGTTCGCGGTCGGCGCCGCGCTGGCCCATCACGTAAACCCGCAACGGAGAATGCGGCAGGTAGACGGCCACATCGATATCACGCCTGCCCGCCTCGAGCGCGTTCAGGTAGTCGGGAAACGTTTCCCAGGTCCACGGCAGGCCGTCGGTCATGACCACGCCGGGAATGTCCTCCACGCCGGCCATCACGTCGACAAGCACGTCGTGGTCCTCCTGGCGGCAGGGCGCGAAGCCGACCCCGCAGTTGCCCATCACCACCGTGGTCACTCCGTGCGCCGACGACGGTGTCAGCCGGTCGGACCAGATGGCCTGGCCGTCGTAGTGGGTATGCAGGTCGACGAAACCCGGGGTGACCAGCAGACCGGTCGCGTCGATCTCTCTCTTGGCGGTGCCGCCGTTGACAACACCAACACCCTTGATGACGCCGTCTCGCACCGCGACGTCGCCGACGTACGGCTCGCCGCCGAGCCCGTCGACGATGGTGCCGTTGCGGATGAGCAGGTCGTAGGTCATCTAATTAATCTACGACCGCGACGGCGGGTGGTGCCATGGCCGTCTCCGCCCGTAAGGTCGCCGGTATGGCCAGCCCCGATGCCAACCATGCCAACCATGCCCCGGCCCGGGAGCTGCTGCGCGACGCGTTCACCCGGTTGATCGAACACGCCGACGACCTCACCGACGGCCTCGCCGACGAAGTCGCCAACTACCGGCCTACCCCCGAGGCCAACAGCATTGCGTGGCTGCTCTGGCACAGCGCCCGCGTCCAGGACGTTCAGGTGGCGCACATCGCCGGCGTGGAGCAGGTGTGGACCCGCGACGGCTGGGTCGACCGCTTCGGTCTGGACCTGCCCCGCGACGACACCGGCTACGGGCACAGCGCCGCCGAGGTGGGCAAGGTACGCGCGCCGGCCGACCTGCTGTCTGGTTACTACCACGCGGTCCACCAGCTCACCCTGGAGTACGTGGCCGCAGTGACCGCAGCTGAGCTGTCGCGCGTGGTCGACACCAACTGGGACCCACCCGTGACCGCCAGCATGCGCTTGGTCAGCATCATCGACGACTGCGCGCAACATCTGGGCCAGGCCGCCTACCTACGCGGGATCGTGCCGCAGGCGCAGTAGCTGCCCAGTAGGTTTCAAAGCGTGCGATTCGTTGCGACGGTGGTGTTCTGGCTGGCCACCACGGTCGCGCTGGCGGTAGCGGTGCCGGCGGCGTGGGCGCAGACCACGATCATCGACGAGGACGGCTACGCCGAGCTGGCCCGGACCGCCGCGGCCGATCCCGTTCTGCAGTCCGCCATGGCGGCCGAACTGACCACCCGCGCAACCGCGCTCATCGCCGAGCGCAGGGGGTCGAGCTATCCGAGCTATCCGGTCGACAGCTCGACCGTGCACGCTGCCGCGGCCGCTTTCACCGCCGGCCCGGCGTTTCCGCCGCTGTTCGCCCGGGCGAACCGGGTCGCGCACGGCTGGTTGTTCGGCGAGCCGCGGTCCGGCGGCACCGGTGACCACTGGGTGGTCGATCTGGCCCCGATGCTGAACGACAGCTCGATGCAGCAGGTATTGAGCGGCTACCACGTCACGGTGCCGGCGACGCTGGAGGTTCCGCTGACGGTGTCGCCGCCTCAGCCGGTGCACCAGGGACAGCTGCGGCGGCTGGCGGTGTGGGGGCCGTGGATCAGTGTCGGCGCCGCGGCCTCGAGTGCGAGCTGCGCGTTGCTGATGCTGCTCACCGCGCGTCGCCGGGGCAAGGCGCTGGCCAGCCTTGGGGTGTCGGCGCTGCTCGTCGGCGGCGCCGGCTGGGCCGGAATCGAAATCGGCAGCCACTATGTCGACGACGCGCTCGACCGGACCGCCGGCGATATCCGGCGGATGGCCGACGTCATGGTTGGTACCGCGGAGAGCAGCCTGCACCTCTGGTTGAACCTGACGCTGGTCGCCGGTGTGGCACTGGTGGTGCTCGGCGTGCTGGCCGCGGTGCTGGGCAGCCTGTGGAAGTGACCGGGACTTCGTGTTTAACACCGGCATCGCAGCCGTGGCGGCAATCTCGGTGAACCCGGGGCTCACCGCAGCGGCAGCTCGGCCAAGATCGCGCCGGTCGGTTGCGTGGAACCGGTGCCGGGTTCGACGGTGAACGCCAGCGCGGTCGAGTTCCCGAGGTTGGTCAGCGTGGCCTTCGTCGACGGCGCCACCGCCGCCGGGCCCATGGTCCCCGCCGAGGTCGGGCCGTTGGCGCCCAACAGCCACATCTGGTACACGGTGCCCGGAGACGGTGGTGGCACGTTGTTCATCACCAGCACGCCGGCGTTGCGGTCGTGGGAGAACATCACCGTGGCGGTCCCGTTGCCCAACGGGCGCGAGACGGTCTGTACATCCGGTGCGCCCAGCACCTGCTCGGCGACCGTGGTGGGTGGCGATGGCCGCAGCACGGTGCCCAGGCCGAACGCGCCCAATCCCACCACCACAGCGGCTGCGGACGCGAAAACAGCTGTGCGCCAACGTGACTGGCGGCGGCCGGTGGCTGGATTGACGCTGCCCAGGACGGCCGTGCGCAGACGTTCCGGCGGTTCGGTGGCCGTCGTCGCCGACACTATCGCCATGGTCTCGCGAACCGCGCGAACTTCTTCGTTGAAGGCGGCCGTCACCGCCGAGGGTGCAGCGGCGACCATGCGCTCGATGTCGACTCGTTCCTCGTCGGACATCGCGTGCAGGGCATACGGGATCGCCAGCTCCAGCAGTCCGAAATCGGTCGGCTCGGTCATGACATACCCAGGCAGTTCCGCAAACCACGCAGTGCGTCACGCATGCGCGATTTGATCGTCGACAGGTTGGTGGCCAGCCGGTGCGACACCTCGGCGTACGTCAGGCCGCCGTAGTAGGCCATTTCGATGCACTCCCGCTGCGCGTCGGTCAGCCCGCCCAGGCATGCGGCGACCCGGCGCCGTTCGTCACCGGCGATCGCGGAGTCGGCGACGACGTCGCTCGCCGGGTCGATGTTGGCCACGCCGTAGCGTGACTCCCGCTGGCTGCCGGCTTGCTCGGCTCGTACCCGGTCGATGGCGCGTCGGTGTGCCATGGTCAGCAACCAGGCCAGCGGCGAGCCTTTGACGGCGTCGTACTCCGATGCCGTGCGCCACACCTCGAGGTAGATCTCCTGGGTGGTTTCCTCGCTGTAGCCCGGATCCCGCAACACCCGCGCCACCAGTCCGTACACCCGGCTTTTGGTCTGGTCGTAGAAGGTTGCGAACGCATCGGAGTCGCCCCGTGCGATCTGGTGCAACAGGGCGCTGAGGTCACTGCTCAGCCGTGGCGGTCCCGTCATCGACGGTAGCCTATCGTCAGACAGCACCGAAATCGCCAAACCGGTCATAACTGACGGGCCGATCGCGGTGGTCGGGGCACGAAATACGCTGTACGACGCTGGTATTCGGCGAAACCTGGACGGCCTTTCATGTACTTCTCGGTCAACCGGGCCCCGCTTACGTCGACCAGGAAGTAGGTCATCAACAACGGCGAGACCACCGTGAGCAGCGGCACCCAGCCGGTGATGGTGATCAGCCACAACCCCCACCAGACACAGGCGTCACCGAAGTAGTTGGGGTGGCGGGTCCAGGCCCACAGGCCGCGGTCCATGATGGCCCCGCGATTGGCCGGGTCGGACTTGAAGGCCCGCAATTGGCGGTCGCCGAGCGCTTCGAAGACGAGCCCGACCAGCCACAGCGCCACGCCCACCGCGGTGACCGCCAGCAATGGCCTCGGTGTGGGCCCGGTGACCGCGGACAGCTGCAGCGGGAAGGAGATGAACAGCGTGAGGAAGGCCTGCAGTCCGAAGACCTTGCGCACCACCTGAGCTGTCGTGGCACCGCGCAGCAGATCGGCATAGCGGGGATCCTCACCCTTGCCGGCGGTCTTGCGGTACATGTGCCAGCTCAGCCGCAGACCCCACACCGTCACCAGCGCCAGCAGCAGCCACCGCCGGGCCGGGTCACCGGTGCCGAATACGGCCGCCACAACTGCTACTGCGATGAACCCCAGCCCCCAGGCGACGTCGACGACGTTGTAGCGGCCGAGCCATCTGCCGATCAGGAAGGTCGCCGAATGCACCGCGGCCAGCGCCAGCGCCGAAGCGCCCGATACCAGGAAGATGCCGGCCTCGTTCACCGGCCGTCCTTGCGCTCGAACGTCCACTGGACGACATCCAGGTACCCGGACCGGAATCCCGCCTCGGAGTAGGCCAGGTAGAACTCCCACATCCGGGCGAACACCTCGTCGAAACCCAGGTGTGCCAACCGGTCTCGTCGCTCGACGAACCGCTCCCGCCAGAGCCGCAGGGTCTCGGCGTAGTGCGGTCGCAGCGAGGCGGTGTCGACCGTGCGCAGGCTGGTGTGGCGCTCGGTGATCGCCGCGATGGCCTCCGCGGACGGCAACAGTCCGCCGGGGAAGATGTACTTCTGGATCCAGGTGCGGGTGTTGCGGGTGGCCAGCATCCGGTCGTGGGGCATGGTGATCGCCTGGATCGCCACTCGGCCGCCCGGACGCACCAGCTGGTCCAGCGTCGCGAAATACGTTGGCCAGGAGCGGTATCCGACGGCCTCGATCATCTCGACCGAGAGTATCGCGTCATAAGGGTCATGCCCCGACCGGGCGTCGCGGTAGTCGCACAGGTCGATCTGCACCCGGTGGGACAGGCCCGCGGCGGCGACCCGCTGACGCGCCAGCCGCTGCTGCTCCACCGATAACGTGACCGACCGCACCCGCGCCCCGCGGGCGGCCGCTCGGATGCACAGCTCGCCCCAGCCGGTGCCGATCTCGAGCACCCGGCTGCCCGGTCCGACACCGGCCAGGTCGAGCAGCCGATCGATCTTGCGCCGTTGGGCGGCAGCCAAATCGGGCCACGAGGCGGGAAGATCGTCGAACAGCGCGGACGAATATGTCATGGTCTCGTCGAGGAACTCAGCGAACAGGTCGTTCGACAGATCATAGTGCTCGGCGACATTGCGGCGCGCCTGATCGCGGCTGGGACCACGCCGCGTCGGCTCGAACGCCGGCGCCAGCGGGCGCAGCCACTGCAGCGGGCCCGGCACCAGGTCGGCCACCGACTCGGCCAGCACCGTCAGCACCCTGGTGAGATCCTCCGACGACCAGTCACCGGCCAGGTAGGACTCGCCGAAGCCGATCAGGCCGTGCCGTCCGATCCGTCGTGCCAGCGCCTGCGGGCGGTGAACCGTCAGCGTCGCCGATGTGGCGTCGCCCGCGCCGATCGCCGTACCATCCGGGTAGACCAGTCGCAGCGGCAGTCGGGCGACGGCGCGACGCAACAGCCGGTCGGCGATAGCCGCCGACATCGCGGCGACCGGTCCGGCCGGCACCTCGGCGACAGCCGGCCAGCGCTCGGAATCTATTGTGACCGAAGGTGTTCCGATCGTTTCGATGCTCATCGCGGTACCACTGGAACTCGACGTAACCACAACTTGATCCCCTGTATCCGGATACGGGCGGCCACCACCAACGGGGCCATCGGCGAAATGCATTGCATGAGAGCGACTTCTTTGGTCGTCACGGGACGTCGCGTCCCGCGAAGGTTCGCGTTGAATACCGGGAACGCCCGATGGTTGTCCCGATGTAATGCCACCGTGACGTCGACCTCGCGGCCGGGCCGTGGGGCCCGTACCACGTAGTATCCGTCGACATCGTTGAACGGCGAGACGTAGAACTTCTTGGCCGTCACCACGGGCAACTCGGCCGGCGGCAGCAGATACGCGTGTCGTTCTCCATAGGTGTTGTGCACTTCGGCCACCACATGGCGCACCCGGCCGTCACGGTCGTGACACCAATAGATGCTCAACGGGTTGAAGACATGCCCGAGCACGCGCGCCTGCAGCAGTGCGGTGATCCGGCCGTCGGGAACGGCGACACCGCGATCGTTGAAGAACACCTCCAACCGGTCGCGCAATGAACCGTGCGGCGTCCCGGTGAAGTGGTCGTCGGCGCGAAATCGGGCGAACGGTCGTAGCCACCAGGGCAGCCGCGGCAGATCGTCGACGTCGACGTACCAGCTGTAGCTTCGGTATTCGAACGAGTGGTGCACCGGGGCGCGCCGCGAGTGCGTGATGGTGGTGCGGTAGATCGCCGGAGTCAGCATGGCACCACCACCTCCCTTCGGGTCGCGGCCGGCCAGTCCGCCCCGAGCCTCCGGGCCGCACGCAGCCCGGAGGCGGCGCCGTCCTCGTGGAACCCCCAGCCGTGGTAGGCCCCGGCGAACACCACTCGATCATCATCGAGGGTGGGCAATAAACGTTGGGCCGCAACCGATTCCGGT
Proteins encoded in this window:
- a CDS encoding cupin domain-containing protein — its product is MSLVLPSYPPPRYTGDNGEVSARLTRSDVPPDLAFGGTTYRYLATKESTDGDFGLYRVDIAPAGGGPGPHFHKTMSESFFVLSGSMRMHDGRDWVDASAGDYLYVPPGGVHGFRNESQEPASILILFTPGAPREGYFEGLPGLADMTDEQRREFFIGHDNYWIQ
- the groL gene encoding chaperonin GroEL (60 kDa chaperone family; promotes refolding of misfolded polypeptides especially under stressful conditions; forms two stacked rings of heptamers to form a barrel-shaped 14mer; ends can be capped by GroES; misfolded proteins enter the barrel where they are refolded when GroES binds) → MAKTIAYDEEARRGLERGLNALADAVKVTLGPKGRNVVLEKKWGAPTITNDGVSIAKEIELEDPYEKIGAELVKEVAKKTDDVAGDGTTTATVLAQALVKEGLRNVAAGANPLGLKRGIEKAVEKVTETLLKGAKEVETKEQIAATAAISAGDQSIGDLIAEAMDKVGNEGVITVEESNTFGLQLELTEGMRFDKGYISGYFVTDAERQEAVLEDPYILLVSSKVSTVKDLLPLLEKVIQAGKPLLIIAEDVEGEALSTLVVNKIRGTFKSVAVKAPGFGDRRKAMLQDMAILTGGQVISEEVGLTLENADLSLLGKARKVVVTKDETTIVEGAGDSDAIAGRVAQIRAEIENSDSDYDREKLQERLAKLAGGVAVIKAGAATEVELKERKHRIEDAVRNAKAAVEEGIVAGGGVTLLQAAPTLDELKLDGDEATGANIVKVALEAPLKQIAFNSGLEPGVVAEKVRNLPAGHGLNAATGVYEDLLKAGVADPVKVTRSALQNAASIAGLFLTTEAVVADKPEKEKAAMPGGGDMGGMDF
- a CDS encoding PPE family protein, whose protein sequence is MTNPHFAWLPPEINSALMFAGPGAGPLLAAAGAWSGLAEELASSMSSFSSVVAELTNGSWLGPSSAAMMAVATQYMAWLSAAATQAEQVAAQAAATATAFEAALAATVQPAVVAANRGLMQVLAATNWLGFNTPAIMDIEAAYEQMWAMDVVAMATYHADASAAASLLAPWQQVLRNLGIDIGKNGAINLGFGNTGSGNIGIGNTGSGNLGIGNTGSSNIGGGNTGNNNVGMGNLGNSNLGIGSTGNHDVGVGLTGNNKFGFGGLNSGSGNIGFGNSGTGNVGFFNSGNGNLGIGNSGLLNNGLGNSGNINTGFGNVGGMSAGLWPSVMQNNLPGSAGLDAGLANSASYATGGTATLSSSILSSALGQTGALHPGLANALNPAPATPPAATPITPPAGVDSSANTGNANAGTGSPANAGPRGAGSGYTSFYNSGNNDPGLRNTTVREPVSGAPVLPGSGIPKSTFYPSREPADPGTGIKLPVRSD
- a CDS encoding N-acyl-D-amino-acid deacylase family protein, giving the protein MTYDLLIRNGTIVDGLGGEPYVGDVAVRDGVIKGVGVVNGGTAKREIDATGLLVTPGFVDLHTHYDGQAIWSDRLTPSSAHGVTTVVMGNCGVGFAPCRQEDHDVLVDVMAGVEDIPGVVMTDGLPWTWETFPDYLNALEAGRRDIDVAVYLPHSPLRVYVMGQRGADREPATPQDLAAMRALAKEAIEAGALGFASSRLTIHKTESGSPIPSYDAAREEIEEIARGVVDGGGGLLQFVPDIPAGGYQPVLQMVFDVAEDVGLPVTFTLVVANVGDPTWPDAITMIEKANGAGGDITAQLLPRPIGLIIGLQLSANPFVLYPSYREIMHLPLAERVAEMRKPDVRARILADKPGVGHPILYVAQAWDWIFPLGDNPDYEPDPSGSIGARARARGVNPMEEAYDRLLDDDGRAMLLVATSNLENNSLDTVGKLLHRDDVVLGLGDGGAHYGMICDASYSTYFLAHWARDRASGRFTVAEAVRELTSVPARVAGLADRGRIAVGYKADLNVIDHDALRLHKPVIRYDLPAGGRRLDQTAEGYVATVVSGEVIAENGVPTAARPGKLVRGRRSAPVPA
- a CDS encoding mycothiol transferase translates to MASPDANHANHAPARELLRDAFTRLIEHADDLTDGLADEVANYRPTPEANSIAWLLWHSARVQDVQVAHIAGVEQVWTRDGWVDRFGLDLPRDDTGYGHSAAEVGKVRAPADLLSGYYHAVHQLTLEYVAAVTAAELSRVVDTNWDPPVTASMRLVSIIDDCAQHLGQAAYLRGIVPQAQ
- a CDS encoding anti-sigma factor; translated protein: MTEPTDFGLLELAIPYALHAMSDEERVDIERMVAAAPSAVTAAFNEEVRAVRETMAIVSATTATEPPERLRTAVLGSVNPATGRRQSRWRTAVFASAAAVVVGLGAFGLGTVLRPSPPTTVAEQVLGAPDVQTVSRPLGNGTATVMFSHDRNAGVLVMNNVPPPSPGTVYQMWLLGANGPTSAGTMGPAAVAPSTKATLTNLGNSTALAFTVEPGTGSTQPTGAILAELPLR
- a CDS encoding sigma-70 family RNA polymerase sigma factor produces the protein MTGPPRLSSDLSALLHQIARGDSDAFATFYDQTKSRVYGLVARVLRDPGYSEETTQEIYLEVWRTASEYDAVKGSPLAWLLTMAHRRAIDRVRAEQAGSQRESRYGVANIDPASDVVADSAIAGDERRRVAACLGGLTDAQRECIEMAYYGGLTYAEVSHRLATNLSTIKSRMRDALRGLRNCLGMS
- a CDS encoding DUF1295 domain-containing protein, whose protein sequence is MVSGASALALAAVHSATFLIGRWLGRYNVVDVAWGLGFIAVAVVAAVFGTGDPARRWLLLALVTVWGLRLSWHMYRKTAGKGEDPRYADLLRGATTAQVVRKVFGLQAFLTLFISFPLQLSAVTGPTPRPLLAVTAVGVALWLVGLVFEALGDRQLRAFKSDPANRGAIMDRGLWAWTRHPNYFGDACVWWGLWLITITGWVPLLTVVSPLLMTYFLVDVSGARLTEKYMKGRPGFAEYQRRTAYFVPRPPRSARQL